The window GCATGAAAGCCGGGGCCAAGGTTGCCCTGGTTCCCATCATCTCCGATCTTCCGATTGTTGCATTGACCTTATACATATTGACGAAGCTGTCGGCCTTCCATATCATATTGGGGACGATTTCATTTTTGGGCGGTTTTGTACTCTTGTATATGGGATACGAGAGCCTCGTTACCAGAGGGGTCGATCTGAGCTTCCGGGAACTCAACCCCGACTCTTTTAGAAAAGGCATTCTCGTCAACGTATTAAACCCGCATCCATACCTCTTCTGGGTAAGCATCGGCGGGCCTTCCACAATAAAGGCCTGGGATCAAAGTGCCTTTGCGGCTGTGGCGTTTATCGGCAGCTTTTATCTGTTGCTGGTTGGATCCAAAATTCTGGTGGCAGTACTGGTGGGCCGATATCGGTCGTTTTTAACAGGCCGCTTTTATGTATACACCATGCGGGTACTGGGTCTGATACTGTTGGCCTTTGCGCTTGTTCTTTTTCGCGATGGAATGAATCTAATGGGGTTTCAGGTCCTCCGATGACACAGGGCTGCGCAAGGGCAGCGGGACCTGCCCTTGCGGAGGGACCCCGTCCATTTGGTAATTCTTCAATGACTTATCCGACCGTTTTAAAGTCCAGCCTCTCTGAGGCGGATCCAAGATAGACGGGACTACGGAGGAGTTCCTCTCTATGATCCATGCCGGCCCTGCCTGCCGGCGGCGGAAAGGCCGGATACCTGGGGGTGCCGGGAGAAGGGTGGTCGAATGGCGGGGAAAACTGCCGGGGGTAAGGATGGCATGGGAGCAACTGACGGGTCTCGGGCGGGGTTGAAGCGGGAACTCGGCGCGGGCTCTGCCATGATCCTGGTCATTGCCAATATGATAGGGACCGGAATATTTACCACCTCCGGCTTTATCATGGAGGCCCTTGGCGATCCTGTGGCCATGCTCCTCTGCTGGGTTGCCGGCGGGGTCCTGGCCCTTTCAGGGGCACTCTGCTATGGCGAACTGGGCGCAATGTTTCCCAGTGCCGGAGGGGAATATGTGTACCTGAGGGAAAGTATGGGGAGGTTGCCCGGATTTCTCTCCGGGTGGATCTCGTTGATCGTCGGGTTTTCAGCGCCCATTGCAGCCGCGGCCATGGCCTTTGCCTCCTATTTTTTCCGCGTGTTTCCAAAAACTTTTGCCGGGGCTCCCCATACCCCGTTCCTTGAACTCGCATGGATCCGTATCTCTCCGCTGTCCCTCTTTGCCGTGGGGGTGATCGTTCTTTTTTCGCTCATCCATTGTTACAGCCTCCATCTCGGAAGCCGCGTCCAGAACTGGCTGACAGTATTCAAGATCGGGGTCATCCTGGCCTTTGTGGGAGGTGGGATCGCCTTTGGTCACGGGTCGATGGACCATTTTTCTTCCGGGATGGGTAAGGGCGCCCTTCTCTCAACCGGGTTTGCCTCATCTCTGATCTTTATCTCCTTCGCCTACAGCGGGTGGAACGCGGCCGCCTATCTGGGCGCTGAGATCAGAAACCCGGCCAGGAGTCTGCCCCTCTCTCTGTTCTGGGGAACCCTTTCGGTCATGGTCCTGTACCTCCTTCTGAACGTCGTCTTTATCTATGCACTCCCTCCATCGGAGATGAGCGGGGTCCTGGAGGTGGGCGCCGCATCGGCCTTCACCCTGTTCGGGAAGGGGGTTGAAAGCATCTTTGCCGGGGCGATCACCTTTTGTCTCCTCTCTGTTATCAGCGCCATGATCATGGCCGGCCCCAGGGTATATTATGCCATGGCAAGGGATCATCTCTTTTTCGCGCGCTTCGGCCGGGTCACCCGGAGACACGGGGCGCCGGCCCAGGCCGTTTTTCTGCAGGCCGCCATCGCCATACTGATGGTCATCACCTCGTCTTTTGACAAACTCCTCTTATACATCGGCGTTACCCTTTCGCTCTTCGCCATGCTCACGATAATCGGCATGATGGTGCTGCGCGCAAAGGGATGTCATCTTGGAAGCCCCTACAGGACTTTCGGATATCCGATCACGCCTCTCTTTTTCATCCTGTTCAATCTGTGGATGATTGTCTTCTTCATAAAGGCCAATCCGATGGTTTCCCTGTACAGTGGAGGCACCATCGCCTGCGGGTTGGTGGTTTTTTTGTGCTTTAACAGAAAAGCAGAACAGATCACCTAAGGGTTTTCAGCAACGCCGTCAGGATCCCGGCAAGAAACGCATCGTGACCAAGGGCGGGCCCAGGCTATTTTTCGTTTCGAAGCGATAACTTGGCGGGAGCGGTTGTCCAGCCGCCAAGAGTCGAGACAAGAGGCCACGCATAGTGTATTTTCACTTCGAGGCCGCTTCATCATGAGAAATTGCCGCTCATGCGGACTTTCGGCTTGACAAGGAAGAATGGGGTCATTATAAAGACACTTGAGGCAGGAAGTCTCAAAGGGCAAGAGGCCCAAACGTCCCAAAAATCAATATCCAAGGATAATTAACCACCACGAAGGTGTATCCTCCCCGAAAGGGAGGGGCCTTCGTGGTTTTTTTTTGACAAAAAGGAGCATGTGGTGCTGTTTAAACCGTTTATGCGCGAGGGGATGATGCCCCTCCCCGTGACCTTTATCTCCACCATCAGCCCGGACGGCGTACGGAATATCGCTCCCTGGTCCTGTGTAATGCCCATATTGCGGCCCCTGGACCTCATCTGTGCGGCATCGGCCAAGAAACGCGACACCCTGGTCAATATCCGGAAGACCGGGCAGTTTGTATTGAATCTGGCAGGAGCGGCCATGCAGGACAAGGTCATGCCTACGGCCAGGTACAGCACCCCTGAGGTGGACGAATTCGCGGAAGCGGGTCTGGAAGAAAAGCCGTCTTTATTGGTCAAACCGCCGGGCATTGCGGGCTGCTATGGCTGGATGGAATGCGAACTCGTGCGGGAATTCGAGGAAGACCGATATGCGCTCATCGTGGGAAGAGTGTTGCGGCTCGAGGTGGCGGATGAGGTCTTGAAACCGGATGGGTCTC is drawn from Deltaproteobacteria bacterium and contains these coding sequences:
- a CDS encoding LysE family transporter; amino-acid sequence: MIGFLTTGTVLGLSAGIAPGPLLALVVSETLRHGMKAGAKVALVPIISDLPIVALTLYILTKLSAFHIILGTISFLGGFVLLYMGYESLVTRGVDLSFRELNPDSFRKGILVNVLNPHPYLFWVSIGGPSTIKAWDQSAFAAVAFIGSFYLLLVGSKILVAVLVGRYRSFLTGRFYVYTMRVLGLILLAFALVLFRDGMNLMGFQVLR
- a CDS encoding amino acid permease, which codes for MGATDGSRAGLKRELGAGSAMILVIANMIGTGIFTTSGFIMEALGDPVAMLLCWVAGGVLALSGALCYGELGAMFPSAGGEYVYLRESMGRLPGFLSGWISLIVGFSAPIAAAAMAFASYFFRVFPKTFAGAPHTPFLELAWIRISPLSLFAVGVIVLFSLIHCYSLHLGSRVQNWLTVFKIGVILAFVGGGIAFGHGSMDHFSSGMGKGALLSTGFASSLIFISFAYSGWNAAAYLGAEIRNPARSLPLSLFWGTLSVMVLYLLLNVVFIYALPPSEMSGVLEVGAASAFTLFGKGVESIFAGAITFCLLSVISAMIMAGPRVYYAMARDHLFFARFGRVTRRHGAPAQAVFLQAAIAILMVITSSFDKLLLYIGVTLSLFAMLTIIGMMVLRAKGCHLGSPYRTFGYPITPLFFILFNLWMIVFFIKANPMVSLYSGGTIACGLVVFLCFNRKAEQIT
- a CDS encoding flavin reductase family protein; amino-acid sequence: MLFKPFMREGMMPLPVTFISTISPDGVRNIAPWSCVMPILRPLDLICAASAKKRDTLVNIRKTGQFVLNLAGAAMQDKVMPTARYSTPEVDEFAEAGLEEKPSLLVKPPGIAGCYGWMECELVREFEEDRYALIVGRVLRLEVADEVLKPDGSLDIEKARPLLITGSKKGMHFCTLQDLGVSQAFSAMFPDGKDPFEVS